The Alosa sapidissima isolate fAloSap1 chromosome 5, fAloSap1.pri, whole genome shotgun sequence genome has a window encoding:
- the LOC121709656 gene encoding olfactory receptor 10G4-like — protein MGTNYTGVRVSEFIITGFDHLSHQKLLGSLILIAYVLILFFCSTNFSIIVTDRRLHSPMYILICNLAIVDIMFSTSSCITMIAVLLAEMKSISFYSCFTGMFFYHLGDFTSTLTLTWMAVDRMLAISLPLRYNSIFTNRRCIMSIVATWIIAMIALSTTAEAAHSIPYCQPIMKYVFCDYAAMIRAGCVNPGPYFSIPSLVGWWLWLLGGHFTLIFLTYVVIVWTVLRLSDKGSKKKMFSTCISHIIVVSVYYSPKLVSVLLTRVGVTLNLTERNALLIVASTLPPLINPIIYCLTTKELRKHLINLFTKKRVEIK, from the coding sequence ATGGGAACCAATTACACAGGTGTGCGGGTGTCTGAGTTTATCATAACAGGATTTGATCATCTTTCACATCAGAAACTACTTGGCTCCTTAATCCTTATTGCTTATGTCCTAATACTGTTTTTTTGCAGCACAAATTTCAGTATAATAGTTACAGACAGGCGTTTGCACTCACCAATGTATATATTAATTTGCAATTTAGCCATTGTGGACATCATGTTTAGCACCAGCTCTTGTATAACAATGATAGCTGTGCTTCTTGCAGAAATGAAAAGCATTTCCTTCTATTCATGTTTCACTGGTATGTTCTTCTACCATCTTGGGGATTTTACTTCTACTCTGACATTAACATGGATGGCTGTGGATCGAATGCTTGCAATTAGCTTGCCACTGAGGTAcaacagtatcttcacaaacaGACGGTGTATCATGAGCATTGTGGCTACCTGGATAATAGCAATGATAGCACTGAGTACAACTGCAGAAGCTGCACATAGCATTCCATACTGCCAGCCCATAATGAAATATGTGTTTTGTGACTATGCTGCAATGATAAGAGCTGGATGTGTGAACCCTGGGCCTTATTTTTCAATCCCAAGTCTCGTGGGCTGGTGGCTGTGGCTTCTGGGCGGACATTTTACTCTAATCTTCTTGACATATGTTGTTATTGTCTGGACTGTTCTAAGACTCTCAGACAAGGGAAGCAAGAAGAAGATGTTTAGTACTTGTATTTCACATATCATTGTGGTTTCTGTTTACTACTCACCTAAACTGGTATCTGTGCTGCTCACTAGAGTTGGTGTGACACTCAACCTGACTGAGAGGAATGCTCTGCTTATCGTGGCCTCAACGCTGCCACCTCTCATCAACCCTATAATTTACTGTCTAACAACAAAAGAACTGAGAAAACATCTGATAAACCTCTTCACTAAAAAACGTGTTGAAATCAAGTGA